CAACGGGGCGGCCGCCCTCCAGCTCCCCGGCCTCACCCTGGCCAAGTCCGGGCTGTATCTGGCCGGCTTCGGACCGGGCTGGGAGTGGGCAGGCCCCACCCTGGTGAACGGGGTGTGGCAGGCGCCGCTGCGGTTGAGCGTGGAGTTCGGCGCCCTGCTCTGCGGCCTGGTGGTGTACTCCGGGGCCTACATCGCGGAGGTCGTGCGGGCCGGCATCGCCGCCGTGCCCGAGGGCCAGTGGGAGGCGGCCTCCTCGCTGGGCCTGGGCTGGCTGGCCTCCGTGCGCCATGTGGTGCTGCCCCAGGCACTGCGGGTGATCGTGCCGGGCCTCAACACCCAGTACATCTCCCTGGCCAAGAATTCCTCGCTGGCGGTGGCCGTGGGCTACCCCGATCTCTACGCCGTGGCCGAAACCACCCTCAACCAGACGGGCCGGGCCGTGGAGATGGTGATCCTGCTGCTGGCGGCCTATCTGGTGCTCGACCTGCTGATCTCGGCGGTGATGAACGGCCTCAACCGGCTGGTGCAGATCCGGGAGCGCTGAGATGGCACCTTCCTCGCCAACGCCGGCCTCCCCCGCGGCAGCCCTGGCGGGCCGTCTCCGCCGCGACCTGTTCGCCACCCCCACCGACGGGCTGATCACCCTGGTGCTGCTGGGCGTGATCGGGGGCGCCCTCACCGGTCTGCTGCGCTGGGCCTTCGGCCGCGCCGACTGGGCCGTGATCCGGCTGAACAGCACCCTCTTCGCCGTGGGGCGCTACCCCCTGGCGCAGCAGTGGCGGCTGTGGCTGCTGCTGGCGCTGTTCTGCGGAGCGGCCGGCCTGAGCTGGGGCCTGCTGCGCAGCCAGCCGCGCCCCGACCGCCAGGGCCGGCTCTGGCCGCCGGCCGACCGCTGGGCCTGCGGGCTGATCGTGGCCCTGGCCCTCTGGACCCCCTGGGCCCTGGAGCTCTCGGCCTCCATCCAGCTGCGCTGGGCGGGCCTGGCCGCCCTGCTGCTGGCGCTGCGCTGGCTGGCAGGACGGCTCGGCCAGGCCCTCAGCCCCCGGCAAGGTTCATGGGCCCTGCGCAGCCTGGCGCTGCTGTGGCCGGCCCTCTACCTGATCGGGATGGAACTGATCAGCGGCGGGATCGGCCTGGCGCGGGTACCGAGCTCGGACTGGGGCGGCCTGCTGCTCACCCTGCTGCAGGCGAGCTTCGCGATCCTGCTCTGCTTCCCGCTGGGGGTGGCCCTGGCCCTGGGACGGCGCAGCGATCTGCCCCTGCTGCGCTGGGGCTCGGTGCTCTACATCGAGTTCGTGCGCGGTGCCCCGCTGATCACCCTGCTCTTTCTTGGGCAGAACATCCTCGGCTTCCTGCTGCCGGGTGGCCTGGCACCCGAGCGGGTATGGCGCGCCGCCTGGGTGCTCACTTTCTTCGCCGCCGCCTACCTGGCCGAAGCGGTGCGCTCGGGTCTGGCGGCCGTGCCCAAGGGCCAGCGCGAGGCCGCCCGCTCCCTGGGTCTCGGCCCCTTGCAGACCCTGCGCCATGTGGTGCTGCCGCAGGCGCTGCGGGTGGCCCTGCCGGTGATGGTGAGCCAGTTCATCTCCCTGCTGCAGGACACCACCCTGCTGTCGCTGATCGGGTTGCTGGAGCTGCTCGGCACCGCCCGGGCCGTGATGGCCAACCCCGCCTTCCTGGGGGACTACGGCGAGGTGTA
This sequence is a window from Cyanobium sp. PCC 7001. Protein-coding genes within it:
- a CDS encoding amino acid ABC transporter permease translates to MAPSSPTPASPAAALAGRLRRDLFATPTDGLITLVLLGVIGGALTGLLRWAFGRADWAVIRLNSTLFAVGRYPLAQQWRLWLLLALFCGAAGLSWGLLRSQPRPDRQGRLWPPADRWACGLIVALALWTPWALELSASIQLRWAGLAALLLALRWLAGRLGQALSPRQGSWALRSLALLWPALYLIGMELISGGIGLARVPSSDWGGLLLTLLQASFAILLCFPLGVALALGRRSDLPLLRWGSVLYIEFVRGAPLITLLFLGQNILGFLLPGGLAPERVWRAAWVLTFFAAAYLAEAVRSGLAAVPKGQREAARSLGLGPLQTLRHVVLPQALRVALPVMVSQFISLLQDTTLLSLIGLLELLGTARAVMANPAFLGDYGEVYLTLAVLFWGCCTALGLGSRALEHRLDPRHTASAR
- a CDS encoding ABC transporter permease subunit (The N-terminal region of this protein, as described by TIGR01726, is a three transmembrane segment that identifies a subfamily of ABC transporter permease subunits, which specificities that include histidine, arginine, glutamine, glutamate, L-cystine (sic), the opines (in Agrobacterium) octopine and nopaline, etc.), whose product is MALPQTPAVIPWWRNRRLLPWLLQAAVALVVLLVVAFLLGNLIRNLTAAGLLLTWRWLGQPAGFNIGESTIPFDAALPYWRALLAGLANTLRAVVCGLIGATLLGTMAGMANFSSNGLLRGLVRGYVEVVRNIPLLLQLVFWYFVVFLALPNGAAALQLPGLTLAKSGLYLAGFGPGWEWAGPTLVNGVWQAPLRLSVEFGALLCGLVVYSGAYIAEVVRAGIAAVPEGQWEAASSLGLGWLASVRHVVLPQALRVIVPGLNTQYISLAKNSSLAVAVGYPDLYAVAETTLNQTGRAVEMVILLLAAYLVLDLLISAVMNGLNRLVQIRER